A genomic window from Montipora capricornis isolate CH-2021 chromosome 8, ASM3666992v2, whole genome shotgun sequence includes:
- the LOC138059955 gene encoding kelch domain-containing protein 9-like: MEFCAILPQGAAPSKRAFHSSSIVGGSLYIFGGITENRTVLSDMHRYEISSNFWTKIERRVPNCSHSTPSLVSLVFPKGGLCVAPSVSHHTATVLKDRFILIIGGWNGRKRCADLFCFDTVEQVWRHIPESGDVPVGLSSHTATLISSKDILIIGREGGVHTQRRFAGAFYLNFESGRYTEAPFHASSRSGHIANLIPIRASKENHLFVFGGRKNGSYELIGSWDKSESTTECCFPKQKITDLLAKSTVCSEPCGRQHAKALELDAKHLLIFGGETWSGVRENVTNDTFILETEKMRWHKVAVSGDVPKLVGHSMVGTAVKIFVFGGGVGNKHQDILWEVKF, encoded by the coding sequence ATGGAATTTTGTGCTATTTTGCCACAAGGCGCAGCTCCAAGCAAACGTGCATTTCATTCGTCTTCTATCGTTGGAGGTTCTCTATATATTTTTGGTGGAATTACTGAGAACAGAACTGTCTTAAGCGATATGCACCGCTATGAAATTTCATCGAATTTCTGGACTAAGATCGAAAGACGAGTGCCGAACTGCTCGCACAGTACGCCTTCTTTAGTATCGTTAGTATTTCCAAAAGGCGGACTTTGCGTTGCACCCAGTGTCAGTCACCATACAGCTACAGTACTCAAAGATCGTTTTATATTGATAATTGGTGGCTGGAACGGACGGAAACGTTGTGcagatttgttttgttttgacacCGTGGAACAGGTTTGGCGCCATATTCCTGAATCCGGGGACGTCCCAGTTGGTTTGAGCTCACACACGGCGACTTTAATTTCGTCAAAGGATATTCTTATCATCGGGCGTGAAGGGGGTGTACATACTCAAAGACGCTTTGCTGGTgcattttatttgaattttgaatcaGGGCGATACACAGAGGCACCGTTTCATGCTTCATCTCGCTCAGGTCACATTGCCAATCTGATTCCCATCAGAGCAAGCAAGGAAAATCACTTATTTGTCTTCGGAGGCCGCAAAAATGGCAGCTATGAGTTAATCGGCTCATGGGACAAATCTGAATCAACCACTGAGTGCTGTTTTCCAAAGCAAAAAATAACAGACTTGCTTGCAAAATCAACTGTTTGTAGTGAGCCATGTGGTCGTCAGCACGCGAAGGCTCTTGAACTTGATGCAAAACATTTGCTAATTTTCGGTGGTGAGACTTGGAGTGGAGTTCGTGAAAATGTTACAAATGACACTTTTATTCTGGAGACAGAAAAGATGCGATGGCATAAGGTGGCGGTTTCTGGGGATGTTCCTAAACTTGTTGGACATTCTATGGTCGGAACTGCTGTTAAGATTTTTGTTTTCGGGGGTGGTGTTGGTAATAAACACCAGGATATTCTTTGGGAGGTGAAGTTCTGA